The proteins below come from a single Actinomycetota bacterium genomic window:
- a CDS encoding phosphomannomutase/phosphoglucomutase, translated as MTLLPEVFKAYDIRGLYGDEIDEEGAERVGRAFVAVTGGGRVAVGHDVRLSSPGISAAFIRGALSAGADVTALGLAATEMVYFAVDEGGYDAGAVITASHNPPAYTGAKMVTAGALPLSGDTGISEIGRLALAGEPGPAAVPGGESVGDGLLGRFVDRCMQFVDPSAITGLKVVLDAANGMAGVYLPPVLERISIDAVPCFLEPDGRFPHHEPNPLLEENREFIEAAVVENGADLGIAWDGDADRCFFIDEKGGFVAGDFLTALLARHILGQVGPSTVVYDLRASWAVRDAIIEAGGTPDEFRVGHAFIKRRMREVDAVFAGEVSGHYYFRDFSYADSGLIPALMVMEIIATSGRPLSEMVAALRERYHISGEINSTVDDAGAAIDRLRARYADGRQAEVDGLSVAYDDWHFNVRPSNTEPLLRLNLESLVSEADMERRRDEVLAIIREG; from the coding sequence GTGACGCTGCTGCCGGAGGTCTTCAAGGCGTACGACATCCGCGGCCTCTACGGCGACGAGATCGACGAGGAGGGCGCCGAGCGCGTGGGGCGGGCCTTCGTGGCGGTCACCGGTGGCGGGCGCGTGGCCGTGGGCCACGACGTGCGGTTGTCCTCCCCCGGCATCAGCGCGGCGTTCATCCGCGGAGCGCTCTCGGCCGGGGCCGACGTGACCGCCCTCGGGCTGGCCGCCACCGAGATGGTCTACTTCGCCGTGGACGAGGGCGGATACGACGCCGGCGCGGTGATCACCGCCAGCCACAACCCGCCGGCCTACACCGGCGCGAAGATGGTCACCGCCGGGGCGCTGCCGCTCTCGGGCGACACCGGCATCTCCGAGATCGGCCGCTTGGCGCTGGCCGGCGAGCCGGGGCCCGCCGCCGTGCCCGGCGGCGAATCGGTGGGCGACGGCCTGCTCGGGCGCTTCGTGGACCGCTGCATGCAGTTCGTCGACCCGTCGGCGATCACCGGCCTCAAGGTAGTGCTCGACGCCGCGAACGGCATGGCAGGCGTGTACCTGCCCCCGGTGCTCGAGCGCATCTCCATCGACGCCGTGCCGTGCTTCCTCGAGCCCGACGGGCGATTTCCCCACCACGAGCCCAACCCGCTGCTCGAGGAGAACCGCGAGTTCATCGAGGCCGCGGTGGTGGAGAACGGCGCCGATCTCGGCATCGCCTGGGACGGCGACGCGGACCGCTGCTTCTTCATCGACGAGAAGGGCGGGTTCGTGGCCGGGGACTTCCTCACCGCGCTGCTGGCCCGGCACATCCTGGGCCAGGTGGGGCCGTCGACGGTGGTGTACGACCTGCGCGCCTCGTGGGCCGTGCGCGACGCCATCATCGAGGCCGGGGGCACGCCGGACGAGTTCCGCGTGGGCCACGCCTTCATCAAGCGCCGCATGCGCGAGGTGGACGCCGTATTCGCCGGCGAGGTGAGCGGCCACTACTACTTCCGTGACTTCTCGTACGCCGACTCCGGGCTCATCCCCGCGCTCATGGTGATGGAGATCATCGCCACCTCGGGCCGCCCGCTGTCGGAGATGGTCGCGGCTCTTCGCGAGCGGTACCACATCTCGGGCGAGATCAACTCCACCGTGGACGATGCCGGGGCGGCGATCGACCGCCTTCGGGCACGCTACGCGGACGGCCGGCAGGCCGAGGTCGACGGACTGTCCGTGGCCTATGACGACT
- a CDS encoding HIT domain-containing protein, with translation MWAPWRMAYVSAENDHEYEGPRCVFCDLAAMRDDAQALILIRGEHCYVIMNAYPYASGHLMVVPYGHLDRLTDLPAEAVVEMMDLARTAQDVLQGALKPHGFNLGMNQGSAAGAGIEAHLHLHLVPRWSGDTNFMPVTGDVRVMPQSLEETYALLKPGFTA, from the coding sequence ATGTGGGCGCCGTGGAGAATGGCCTACGTGTCCGCCGAGAACGATCACGAGTACGAGGGACCCCGGTGCGTGTTCTGCGACCTGGCCGCCATGCGCGACGATGCGCAGGCGCTGATCCTCATCCGCGGCGAGCACTGCTACGTGATCATGAACGCCTACCCGTACGCCTCAGGGCACCTGATGGTCGTCCCATACGGCCACCTCGACCGGCTCACCGACCTTCCGGCCGAGGCCGTGGTTGAGATGATGGACCTCGCCCGCACCGCCCAAGACGTGCTGCAGGGGGCCCTCAAGCCGCACGGCTTCAATCTCGGCATGAACCAGGGGTCGGCGGCGGGTGCCGGCATCGAGGCGCACCTGCATCTTCACCTGGTGCCCCGGTGGTCCGGCGACACCAACTTCATGCCCGTGACCGGAGACGTGCGCGTGATGCCCCAGAGCCTCGAGGAGACCTACGCCCTGCTGAAGCCGGGGTTCACGGCGTGA
- a CDS encoding magnesium transporter CorA family protein: MASLPNIRRHARRSSPSALVAPERDRPDVQRLEAHGLTWLIIEEPTEAETAWLAEHQDFHPLDLEDVLSRRRQRSKIDEYDDYVFLVLHFPRFDKRTGRLQATELNVFIGPGLLIIIPKDPLKPISALWSRCEQRDDARHDYMSKGSGFLLYEIVDQMFDYCFPILDKIGFKLDTLEDAIFEGQSHELVRDISTVKQEIINYRKIIKPQRPTLRMLERAVQRYAPDDLEIYFDDIVDKNERIWDSLENYKEVADALEATNESVITHRLNEMLALLTIISAVILPLTLITGFYGMNIDGLPFARNGLASFIVLVVVMVALAGGVLWYFRRRKWL, translated from the coding sequence ATGGCGAGCCTTCCCAACATCCGTCGCCACGCAAGGCGGTCCTCGCCGTCCGCCCTGGTCGCCCCTGAGCGCGATCGGCCCGACGTCCAGCGCCTCGAGGCCCACGGCCTCACCTGGCTGATCATCGAGGAGCCCACCGAGGCCGAGACGGCCTGGCTGGCCGAGCACCAGGACTTCCACCCCCTCGACCTCGAGGACGTGCTCTCGCGCAGGCGCCAGCGGTCGAAGATCGACGAGTACGACGACTACGTGTTCCTGGTGCTGCACTTCCCGCGCTTCGACAAGCGCACGGGGCGCCTGCAGGCCACCGAGCTCAACGTGTTCATCGGGCCGGGACTGCTCATCATCATCCCGAAGGATCCCCTCAAGCCCATCTCGGCCCTCTGGTCGCGGTGCGAGCAGCGCGACGATGCCCGGCACGACTACATGTCGAAGGGATCGGGGTTCCTGCTGTATGAGATCGTCGACCAGATGTTCGACTACTGCTTCCCGATCCTCGACAAGATCGGCTTCAAGCTCGACACGCTGGAAGACGCCATCTTCGAGGGCCAGAGCCACGAGCTGGTGCGCGATATCTCCACTGTGAAGCAGGAGATCATCAACTACCGCAAGATCATCAAGCCGCAGCGCCCCACGCTGCGCATGCTCGAGCGCGCGGTGCAGCGCTACGCGCCCGACGACCTCGAGATCTACTTCGACGACATCGTCGACAAGAACGAGCGCATCTGGGACTCCCTCGAGAACTACAAGGAGGTGGCCGACGCCCTCGAGGCCACCAACGAGTCGGTCATCACCCACCGGCTCAACGAAATGCTGGCGCTGCTGACCATCATCTCGGCGGTGATCCTGCCGCTCACGCTGATCACGGGCTTCTACGGCATGAACATCGACGGCCTGCCCTTCGCCCGCAACGGGCTGGCGTCTTTCATCGTGCTCGTGGTGGTGATGGTCGCCCTGGCGGGCGGCGTGCTCTGGTACTTCCGCAGGCGCAAGTGGCTGTAG
- a CDS encoding phosphoribosylanthranilate isomerase produces MGLEALDVGPIALRGDQGGRRGPPCVATDVGKARHRRVSSSRSGSQHRAFAEVYRGRRPGRTTVQHVLPDQRIKFCGVTHPTDVHACVLAGAWAIGAVMSPHGPRALDARTAVAVMAEVPGGVERVGVFVDAAPDDVARAVDACGLTRVQLHGDVDIAAVATAAGVPVAVAVPLEDAASIELAEALECDLVLFDAAVTGAHGGTGVRADWTLLERRRPRRPFALAGGLTPEVVGDAVRRVRPFVLDVSSGVEGDVVGRKDAGRVRAFADAARAAAMEEAA; encoded by the coding sequence GTGGGCCTCGAGGCGCTGGACGTCGGGCCGATCGCGCTCAGGGGCGACCAGGGCGGACGGCGAGGACCGCCTTGCGTGGCGACGGATGTTGGGAAGGCTCGCCATCGTCGAGTCTCCTCGTCGCGGTCTGGCTCACAGCACAGGGCATTTGCGGAAGTGTATCGCGGCCGGCGCCCGGGGCGGACTACTGTGCAGCACGTGTTGCCCGACCAGCGCATCAAGTTCTGCGGGGTCACTCACCCGACGGATGTCCACGCGTGCGTCCTCGCCGGCGCATGGGCCATCGGCGCCGTCATGTCGCCGCACGGCCCGCGCGCGCTCGATGCCCGCACCGCGGTGGCCGTGATGGCCGAGGTGCCCGGCGGCGTCGAGCGCGTGGGCGTGTTCGTGGATGCCGCTCCGGATGACGTCGCCCGCGCGGTGGATGCCTGCGGGCTCACCCGCGTGCAGCTGCACGGCGACGTGGACATCGCCGCCGTGGCGACGGCGGCGGGCGTGCCCGTGGCCGTCGCGGTGCCGCTGGAGGACGCTGCATCCATCGAGCTGGCGGAGGCGCTCGAGTGTGACCTGGTGCTGTTCGACGCCGCCGTGACCGGGGCGCATGGCGGCACCGGCGTGCGCGCCGACTGGACCCTGCTCGAGCGCCGTCGGCCGCGGCGGCCGTTCGCGCTGGCCGGCGGGCTAACCCCCGAGGTGGTGGGCGACGCCGTGCGCCGGGTGCGGCCATTCGTCCTCGACGTATCCAGCGGGGTGGAGGGGGACGTCGTGGGGCGCAAGGATGCAGGGCGCGTGCGGGCATTCGCCGATGCGGCGCGCGCGGCGGCCATGGAGGAGGCGGCATGA
- a CDS encoding tryptophan synthase subunit alpha, translated as MARWPRRTRSRPGSTTRAWAQSTRTCGTPGGSPTWMPPTRPRSRRSSSARARRGSSRRSRPRTRLPTCATRPRRSALPGRCSCACRAGGTRTSTRRAPRWESMPVPESGAARLERAFRDAGRPLFVPYVMGGYPDIDTSRRHARILARHADIIELGIPFSDPLADGPTIQAAGQAALDAGTRPADVLDVADDLRDGPPVVVMTYFNTVIAQGPAEFLGQAAGKGVAGIIIPDLPVDEAAEVRDAARDAGVALIALAAPTTDDERMAEIGESAEGFVYLVAVTGVTGGEMTMDDRLRALVHRARTHIPVPVVVGFGVRTPEQATQIGELADGVVIASEIIRRIGDAPDAAAADAAVDDFGAGVAGALRP; from the coding sequence ATGGCCAGGTGGCCGAGGCGCACTCGGTCTCGGCCGGGCTCGACTACCCGGGCGTGGGCCCAGAGCACTCGCACCTGCGGGACACCGGGCGGGTCACCTACGTGGATGCCACCGACGAGGCCGCGCTCTCGGCGTTCCTCGAGTGCTCGCGCACGGAGGGGCTCATCCCGGCGCTCGAGACCGCGCACGCGCTTGCCCACGTGCGCGACGAGGCCGCGGCGCTCCGCGCTGCCGGGCCGGTGCTCGTGTGCCTGTCGGGCCGGGGGGACAAGGACGTCGACCAGGCGGGCGCCGCGCTGGGAATCGATGCCAGTGCCTGAGTCGGGTGCCGCGCGCCTCGAGCGCGCGTTCCGCGATGCCGGGCGCCCGCTGTTCGTGCCCTACGTGATGGGCGGCTACCCCGACATCGACACCAGCCGCCGCCACGCGAGGATCCTCGCGAGGCATGCGGACATCATCGAGCTGGGCATCCCGTTCTCCGACCCCCTCGCCGATGGCCCGACGATCCAGGCCGCCGGCCAGGCCGCGCTCGACGCCGGAACCCGGCCCGCCGATGTGCTGGACGTCGCGGACGACCTTCGCGACGGCCCGCCCGTGGTGGTGATGACCTACTTCAACACCGTCATCGCGCAGGGACCCGCGGAGTTCCTGGGCCAGGCGGCCGGGAAGGGCGTGGCCGGAATCATCATCCCCGACCTCCCCGTGGACGAGGCCGCCGAGGTGCGCGACGCCGCACGCGACGCCGGGGTGGCGCTCATCGCCCTGGCGGCGCCGACCACCGACGATGAGCGCATGGCCGAGATCGGCGAGAGCGCCGAGGGCTTCGTGTACCTGGTGGCCGTCACCGGTGTGACCGGCGGCGAGATGACCATGGACGACCGGCTGCGCGCGCTGGTGCACCGCGCCCGCACGCACATACCCGTGCCGGTGGTCGTGGGGTTCGGCGTGCGCACGCCCGAGCAGGCGACCCAGATCGGCGAGCTCGCCGACGGCGTGGTGATCGCCAGTGAGATCATCCGGCGCATCGGGGATGCCCCCGACGCCGCTGCGGCGGACGCCGCCGTGGATGACTTCGGTGCCGGCGTGGCCGGCGCGCTGCGCCCCTAG
- a CDS encoding isocitrate lyase/PEP mutase family protein, protein MADGACRPPGGRLPARAGVGVLRGLSGGMVHERGGAHARVSRLAGVGAALPAAPRGPHAGARMSADRLRALADGPSPVVLPGVYDGLSSRLAVQAGFTALVVSGYSVAASRLGLPDFGYLTQTEITDAARDLVAAVPGVPVIVDADTGYGNALSAARTARLLHGAGAAGIIIEDQQWPKRCGHMDGKSIVARDEWLAKIRAVTDLRDEGIDLFLIARTDARGLEGLDEAIARGRAAADLGADAIFVEAPLDRDELARIGSELAGARPVANMVEGGRTPIVPTPELGDMGFRLVLWGISAILAAGHALRATYRALAGTGSGPDPSSLMTFGEITDAVGLPGHRRLDERYSA, encoded by the coding sequence ATGGCAGATGGTGCATGTCGTCCCCCTGGGGGTCGTCTTCCTGCTCGCGCTGGCGTCGGCGTACTTCGTGGGCTATCCGGTGGCATGGTTCACGAGCGGGGCGGCGCTCACGCTCGGGTATCTCGGCTCGCTGGCGTGGGTGCTGCGCTTCCTGCGGCGCCGCGAGGACCCCATGCTGGGGCGCGGATGAGCGCGGATCGCCTGCGCGCCCTGGCCGATGGCCCCTCACCGGTGGTGCTGCCCGGCGTGTACGACGGGCTCTCATCGCGCCTCGCCGTCCAGGCGGGGTTCACGGCGCTCGTGGTATCCGGCTACTCCGTTGCGGCCTCCCGCCTCGGCCTACCGGATTTCGGCTACCTCACGCAGACCGAGATCACCGATGCGGCCCGCGACCTGGTGGCGGCCGTGCCCGGCGTGCCGGTGATCGTGGACGCCGACACCGGCTATGGCAACGCGCTCTCCGCGGCGCGCACGGCCCGCCTACTGCATGGCGCCGGGGCCGCCGGCATCATCATCGAGGACCAGCAGTGGCCCAAGCGGTGCGGCCACATGGACGGCAAGAGCATCGTGGCGCGCGATGAATGGCTCGCCAAGATCCGTGCCGTCACCGACCTGCGTGACGAGGGCATCGACCTGTTCCTCATCGCGCGCACCGATGCCCGCGGGCTCGAGGGCCTCGACGAGGCCATCGCGCGCGGTCGGGCCGCCGCCGACCTGGGCGCCGACGCCATCTTCGTGGAGGCGCCCCTCGACCGTGACGAGCTCGCCCGCATCGGCAGCGAGCTCGCCGGCGCCCGTCCGGTGGCGAACATGGTGGAAGGGGGAAGGACCCCCATCGTCCCGACGCCCGAGTTGGGTGACATGGGATTCCGCCTGGTGCTCTGGGGCATCAGCGCGATCCTCGCCGCCGGCCACGCCCTGCGCGCCACCTACCGGGCCCTCGCGGGAACCGGATCGGGGCCGGACCCATCCTCGCTGATGACGTTCGGCGAGATCACGGATGCGGTCGGCCTTCCCGGCCACCGTCGCCTCGACGAGCGGTACTCCGCCTAG
- a CDS encoding OsmC family protein, translated as MRSAFPATVASTSGTPPSPGVAASGVLRPAPMVSPDYPEPDAVSSSGNSPRIGVHMADDQVHEVRVHLTREQAPIRKAVLEMTGTDVTFGVPGWQGEHYGFEPGAVPEYPGTLDYLVASVAGCLIGTFGGTLKARGITATGDDLVADAIGEVGVDDDNVLRLRRIIVRYTLKAAPEHHEAAERCNQIHAHHCPNARSVAAAIDIVTELDFVPVEEKAGAPA; from the coding sequence ATGCGGTCGGCCTTCCCGGCCACCGTCGCCTCGACGAGCGGTACTCCGCCTAGCCCAGGTGTCGCGGCATCGGGGGTCTTGCGCCCGGCCCCGATGGTGTCCCCCGATTACCCTGAGCCCGACGCCGTATCATCGTCGGGCAACAGTCCCCGGATCGGAGTTCACATGGCTGATGACCAAGTCCACGAGGTGCGCGTGCACCTCACCCGCGAGCAGGCCCCCATCCGCAAGGCCGTGCTCGAGATGACCGGCACCGACGTCACCTTCGGCGTGCCCGGCTGGCAGGGCGAGCACTACGGGTTCGAGCCCGGCGCGGTGCCCGAGTACCCCGGCACCCTCGACTACCTCGTGGCCTCTGTGGCCGGGTGCCTGATCGGCACCTTCGGCGGCACGCTCAAGGCGCGCGGCATCACGGCCACCGGCGACGACCTGGTGGCGGACGCCATCGGCGAGGTCGGAGTGGACGATGACAACGTGCTGCGCCTGCGCCGCATCATCGTGCGCTACACGCTGAAGGCCGCGCCCGAGCACCACGAGGCGGCCGAGCGCTGCAACCAGATCCACGCCCACCACTGCCCCAACGCACGGTCCGTGGCGGCCGCCATCGACATCGTCACCGAACTCGACTTCGTGCCGGTGGAGGAGAAGGCGGGCGCGCCCGCCTAG